Proteins encoded in a region of the Acidobacteriota bacterium genome:
- the mqnE gene encoding aminofutalosine synthase MqnE — protein sequence MTRSDSMFGEERVTRAGLADIRDKLDAGQALSLQDGVRLFECGDLFALGWLANREREKRHGNTTFYNHNIKLEATNVCVANCLFCSFARLMPGDKDAYTLSLEQVWETLRRHAGESITEVHVVNGLHPDLPFSYYLDLLRGLKRIRPDVHLKCFTAVEIAFFADLFSMTDERVLRELAAAGLDSLPGGGAEVFADRVRKKICADKCDADRFLAIHRLAHQLGMRSNITMLYGHIETIEERVDHMLRIRALQAETGGLQAFIPLAFHPDNNQMHKLPAPSASDTLRVHAVGRLMLDNVAHIKAFWVATGVEVAQTALWFGVDDMDGTVQEEKIYKMAGATTPDGMTPEQIQAVIRAAGRDPVERDTLYNVIDSA from the coding sequence ATGACAAGATCTGACAGCATGTTCGGGGAAGAGAGAGTCACGCGCGCGGGGCTTGCCGACATCAGAGACAAGCTGGATGCCGGACAGGCGCTCAGCCTGCAGGACGGCGTACGCCTGTTCGAGTGCGGGGATCTGTTTGCGCTGGGCTGGCTCGCCAATCGCGAGCGCGAGAAGCGGCACGGCAACACCACGTTCTACAACCACAACATCAAGCTCGAAGCCACCAATGTCTGCGTGGCCAACTGCCTGTTCTGCTCGTTTGCGCGGCTGATGCCGGGTGACAAGGACGCGTATACGCTCTCGCTCGAGCAGGTGTGGGAGACGCTGCGCCGGCACGCGGGGGAGTCGATCACTGAAGTGCACGTGGTCAACGGCCTGCACCCGGATCTGCCGTTCAGCTACTACCTCGACCTGTTGCGCGGGCTGAAGCGCATCCGGCCCGATGTGCACTTGAAGTGCTTTACGGCGGTGGAGATTGCCTTTTTCGCGGACCTCTTTTCGATGACCGACGAGCGCGTTCTTCGCGAACTCGCGGCGGCGGGTCTCGATTCGCTGCCGGGCGGCGGAGCCGAGGTGTTCGCCGATCGCGTGAGGAAGAAGATCTGTGCCGACAAGTGCGACGCCGATCGGTTCCTCGCCATTCACCGGCTCGCTCACCAGCTGGGCATGCGATCCAACATCACGATGCTCTACGGGCACATCGAGACGATCGAGGAACGCGTGGATCACATGCTGCGCATTCGAGCGCTGCAGGCCGAGACCGGCGGGCTTCAGGCGTTCATTCCGCTCGCGTTCCATCCCGACAACAACCAGATGCACAAGTTGCCGGCGCCATCGGCCTCAGACACGCTGCGCGTGCACGCGGTCGGGCGGCTGATGCTCGACAACGTGGCGCACATCAAGGCGTTCTGGGTCGCCACCGGCGTCGAGGTCGCGCAGACCGCGCTCTGGTTTGGCGTGGACGACATGGATGGCACAGTGCAGGAAGAGAAGATCTACAAGATGGCCGGCGCCACCACGCCGGATGGCATGACGCCGGAGCAGATCCAAGCGGTGATCCGCGCCGCCGGCCGCGATCCGGTCGAACGGGACACGCTCTACAACGTCATTGATTCTGCCTAG
- a CDS encoding molybdopterin-binding protein, producing the protein MGHIEHKVLSPSVANCFILTISDTRTEATDTSGRVISGLLFAAGHQVTGRKIVRDEPEEVLAALTGQLNTPDVQVIITTGGTGITARDTTYETIVSLLDKRLDGFGELFRMLSYQEIGSSAMMSRAVGGLAKGKIILSLPGSEAAARLAMTKLILPELGHLVREVSR; encoded by the coding sequence ATGGGACACATCGAACACAAGGTGCTCTCGCCGTCGGTCGCCAACTGTTTCATCCTCACGATCAGCGATACGCGCACCGAGGCCACCGACACGAGCGGACGAGTCATTTCCGGTCTGCTGTTCGCCGCAGGGCACCAGGTGACGGGCCGGAAGATCGTCCGCGACGAGCCCGAGGAGGTCCTCGCCGCCCTCACTGGGCAGTTGAATACGCCGGACGTGCAAGTGATCATCACCACAGGCGGTACCGGCATCACCGCCCGGGACACAACCTACGAGACGATCGTCAGCCTGCTCGACAAGCGCCTCGACGGATTCGGGGAACTCTTCCGCATGTTGAGCTACCAGGAGATCGGATCGTCCGCAATGATGAGTCGGGCGGTCGGCGGTCTTGCGAAAGGCAAGATCATTCTCTCACTCCCCGGCTCGGAGGCGGCCGCGCGGCTGGCGATGACGAAACTGATTCTGCCCGAGCTTGGGCACCTTGTGCGCGAGGTCTCGCGATGA
- a CDS encoding TonB-dependent receptor: MIRSLSSLILIAALCVWPTSAIAGPARPQVVKGHVLDPQGYPAARVSVLIRSAAGHVRQTDADAEGVFAFEDVAPGVYDILVPVDGFRADPVSVAVGDQTPRDIPITLHLSGVTETVVISAGYVDTLLSEAPGSVTTLTSADLSSRQITTVAQALQMVPGFSVAPTGGAGSLTSLFPRGGDSDYTLVLLDGVRLNSMGGGFDFGHLETAGLDQLEVVRGPQSAVFGADAIGGVIQLRSKIGGRPSVSGALETGGYGTNRLTLGSTGSVGLFSWGAHVDRSSSDGWTDVAPGTTDRVTNDNDAASAVALATGWTLSNRSTLRVDARFGTDDRGYPGPFGSNPIGAFAGIDRISRGRNNDGLGTVAFTHAWGSRSTLRIQTAYADRRSAFTSAWGDSSARTRRLTAHAQVDHAFSPQVATSAGVDLTGERGDSTYIVGPAGGMVPVRRQVAGVFAEGRFRSSSRLVVTTGVRVEDIVRRSLEPDPLAYSPRPAMAEDRVVSVNPRIAAGYFVRTSGESGGNWTRVHATAGTGIRPPDALEIAFTDNPGLKPERNRSVDAGLEQSLLGGLLVVDATAFVNRYEDLIVAVGGPIKDFSRFRTDNISNARAHGIEASAALRTRGGLEIRAGYTWLDTAILAVDRSPLVAPPPFSVGDPLVRRPRHQASLNIVWARGPVTAYARVGGRSRMLDVEPSWGALYGGLFNAAGFAVADTGISLAIRRGISIIARVDNLLDRQYEAVLGYPAPRRSFTVGVRFAPRR; the protein is encoded by the coding sequence ATGATCCGTTCGCTTTCTTCCCTGATCCTTATTGCGGCGCTGTGCGTGTGGCCGACGTCTGCAATCGCCGGTCCCGCGCGGCCGCAAGTCGTCAAGGGCCACGTGCTGGACCCGCAAGGCTATCCAGCCGCTCGCGTCAGCGTCCTCATCCGCTCAGCTGCCGGACACGTTCGTCAGACGGACGCTGATGCCGAAGGCGTGTTTGCGTTCGAAGACGTGGCTCCTGGCGTGTACGACATTCTGGTGCCAGTCGACGGCTTCCGCGCCGATCCGGTGAGCGTGGCCGTTGGGGACCAGACGCCGCGGGACATTCCGATCACGCTGCACCTGTCGGGCGTCACCGAAACGGTGGTGATCTCGGCGGGCTACGTCGACACCTTGCTCTCCGAGGCCCCGGGAAGCGTTACCACGCTCACCAGCGCCGACCTCTCGTCACGCCAGATCACGACTGTGGCGCAGGCTCTTCAGATGGTTCCAGGCTTCTCGGTCGCCCCCACGGGCGGCGCAGGCAGCCTGACGTCGCTCTTCCCGCGGGGCGGCGACTCGGACTACACGCTGGTTCTGCTCGACGGCGTCCGCCTCAACAGCATGGGAGGCGGGTTTGATTTCGGCCACCTCGAGACGGCCGGGCTCGACCAGCTGGAAGTGGTGCGCGGTCCACAGAGCGCGGTCTTCGGGGCGGATGCGATCGGCGGCGTCATTCAGCTTCGCTCGAAGATTGGCGGCCGGCCTTCGGTCTCCGGCGCACTCGAAACCGGCGGGTACGGCACGAATCGGCTGACGCTGGGCAGCACAGGCTCGGTCGGATTGTTCAGCTGGGGCGCGCACGTCGATCGCTCTTCGAGCGACGGCTGGACGGATGTGGCGCCCGGCACGACTGATCGCGTCACCAACGACAACGATGCGGCCTCTGCAGTGGCGTTGGCAACAGGCTGGACGCTGTCGAATCGCTCGACGCTGCGCGTTGACGCCCGATTCGGCACCGACGACCGCGGCTATCCCGGTCCGTTCGGCTCGAACCCGATTGGCGCGTTCGCGGGCATCGATCGGATTTCCCGGGGCCGCAACAATGATGGCCTCGGCACGGTCGCGTTCACGCACGCATGGGGATCTCGGAGCACGCTCAGGATCCAGACCGCGTATGCGGACCGGCGCTCCGCCTTCACCAGCGCATGGGGCGACTCGTCGGCCCGGACGCGCCGGCTCACCGCGCATGCGCAGGTGGATCATGCGTTCTCCCCCCAAGTTGCCACGTCGGCCGGCGTTGATCTGACCGGCGAGCGCGGTGACAGCACGTACATCGTCGGCCCCGCCGGCGGGATGGTGCCTGTGCGGCGGCAAGTTGCCGGCGTCTTTGCAGAAGGCCGATTCCGGTCATCGTCTCGCCTGGTGGTGACGACGGGCGTGCGTGTCGAAGACATCGTCAGAAGATCGCTCGAGCCCGATCCGCTCGCCTACTCGCCTCGACCGGCAATGGCAGAGGATCGGGTCGTCTCCGTCAATCCGCGGATTGCCGCCGGCTACTTCGTGCGGACGTCCGGCGAGAGCGGGGGCAACTGGACGCGGGTTCATGCGACGGCGGGAACCGGCATCAGGCCGCCAGACGCACTGGAGATCGCGTTCACGGACAACCCGGGACTTAAGCCGGAACGCAATCGCAGCGTGGACGCCGGTCTCGAACAGTCGCTGCTGGGCGGCTTGCTGGTCGTCGATGCGACCGCCTTCGTCAATCGCTACGAGGATCTGATCGTCGCGGTGGGCGGCCCCATCAAGGATTTCAGTCGCTTCAGGACCGACAACATCTCCAACGCCCGGGCGCACGGCATCGAGGCCTCGGCGGCGCTGCGCACACGCGGAGGGCTCGAGATCCGCGCCGGTTACACCTGGCTCGACACGGCCATTCTGGCCGTCGACCGGTCGCCGCTGGTGGCGCCTCCGCCCTTCAGCGTCGGCGATCCGCTCGTGCGCCGGCCCCGTCACCAGGCCAGTCTCAACATCGTATGGGCCCGGGGACCTGTGACGGCGTACGCGCGAGTCGGCGGGCGGAGCCGCATGCTTGACGTGGAGCCGTCCTGGGGCGCGCTCTATGGCGGGCTGTTCAACGCGGCGGGGTTTGCCGTCGCCGACACGGGCATCTCGCTCGCCATCCGGCGCGGCATCAGCATCATCGCGCGTGTCGACAATCTCCTGGATCGCCAGTACGAAGCCGTGCTGGGCTATCCCGCACCTCGCCGCTCCTTCACCGTCGGAGTGCGCTTTGCTCCGCGCCGATAA
- a CDS encoding molybdopterin-binding protein, with the protein MSSNRMRPIRKTISLDDARALIAKAITPLSRTERVRLDLADGRVISTPIQAATDVPPFARAAMDGYAVLAADTFGAGTHSARVLRWIETVFTGQVPRFAIGTGECTEIATGAPVPAGADAVVMVEDTEKDADGTVRIFGPVYPGQNVTRQGADIMSGQTVLNAGDVLNPSRIGALAALGILHVDVYAQPRVAILSTGDEVVDLGTPLTPGHIYDINRYTLAAVLRQHGALPVPQPTASDSIADLTRALELSLAEDVVLFSGGSSVGERDLILDVVGQMGEVVFHGIAVKPGKPTLFGVIEGTPVFGMPGYPTSCLSNAYMLLVAPIRTMAHLPAWTPRAIQLPVGQRIVSTTGRHQFYTVRIVDGQAMPAFKASGDITSMSQADGYIEIPPQIDIVEKGQLIDVKLF; encoded by the coding sequence ATGAGCAGCAACCGGATGCGCCCGATCCGCAAGACGATCTCGCTTGATGACGCGCGTGCGCTGATCGCAAAGGCGATCACGCCTCTCTCGCGGACCGAGCGGGTGCGACTCGATCTCGCCGATGGTCGGGTCATTTCGACACCGATCCAGGCCGCGACTGATGTGCCGCCGTTTGCGCGGGCCGCGATGGATGGGTATGCCGTGCTGGCCGCGGACACATTCGGGGCCGGCACGCACAGCGCCCGTGTGTTGCGCTGGATCGAAACGGTCTTCACCGGCCAGGTGCCGAGGTTCGCGATTGGGACCGGTGAATGCACGGAAATCGCCACCGGAGCCCCCGTGCCCGCAGGTGCCGACGCGGTCGTGATGGTGGAAGACACCGAGAAGGACGCCGACGGCACGGTGAGGATTTTCGGCCCGGTCTATCCCGGTCAGAACGTGACGCGGCAAGGGGCCGACATCATGTCTGGCCAGACCGTGCTCAACGCGGGCGACGTCTTGAATCCCAGCCGGATCGGCGCCCTCGCCGCGCTCGGGATCCTCCACGTCGACGTCTATGCCCAACCCCGCGTGGCGATCCTCTCCACGGGCGACGAGGTGGTCGATCTCGGAACGCCACTCACGCCGGGACACATCTACGACATCAACCGGTACACACTGGCCGCCGTGCTTCGCCAGCACGGAGCGCTGCCGGTGCCGCAGCCGACCGCATCCGATTCGATTGCCGATCTGACCCGCGCGCTGGAATTGAGTCTCGCCGAGGACGTCGTGCTCTTTTCCGGCGGAAGCTCGGTCGGCGAGCGCGATCTCATCCTCGACGTGGTCGGGCAGATGGGCGAAGTCGTGTTCCACGGCATCGCGGTCAAACCGGGCAAGCCCACGCTGTTCGGCGTAATAGAAGGAACGCCGGTGTTCGGCATGCCCGGCTATCCCACCTCCTGCCTCTCGAATGCCTACATGCTGCTCGTGGCACCGATTCGCACGATGGCGCACCTGCCGGCGTGGACGCCGCGCGCGATCCAGTTGCCGGTCGGCCAGCGCATCGTATCCACGACCGGACGGCACCAGTTCTACACGGTGAGAATCGTCGACGGGCAGGCCATGCCCGCGTTCAAGGCCTCGGGCGACATCACCAGCATGTCGCAGGCCGATGGCTACATCGAGATTCCTCCCCAGATTGACATCGTCGAGAAGGGTCAACTGATTGACGTGAAGCTGTTTTGA